A genomic segment from Nematostella vectensis chromosome 6, jaNemVect1.1, whole genome shotgun sequence encodes:
- the LOC5520906 gene encoding solute carrier family 49 member 4 homolog isoform X2, translating to MVKIPKTTDGHSESDSEETKYLINTSTSSITPVSADKLLCKVYKRRWYILFIYSFQVTLQNAVWNFWGPIQESCKIVFGWEKFDVLLISVWGPASAVIALVPGTWVLARKGLRPTILLTSFFICIGKALQIVPFTDQDVRTAVVNIGQMIAMTSSFMTVCVPAVLSAVWFPPHERATATTLAMVAGYIGSAASFAVGPQIVPDPESFATNFTNHISAINVTDADKQLMATRIAKYMYGELGLLIFVTFCLILYFPSKPPLPPSLSTRSRKKTGLKSEVSEISRDVWFWLLTFVFSVSYGSYYGWISVLDVAVAPFEISEDTAGWLGCLGSLAGVLSAILAARCADLTRRYTKLILIILFTGSTLCLLFFTITCERYIPYSEPLLYVYIIGSGLFFTGTTPLFFELIIEYVYPVSDSLATGNLLLWSSVLGVVFCVVFMFPSVDVTWMNWVNMAGCSVCVPVLILLKEKYTRLDLDLGPHIQ from the exons atggtgaaaatCCCCAAGACCACAGATGGACACTCCGAGTCAGATAGTGAAGAAACCAAATACTTGATTAACACTAGTACTTCAAGTATCACACCAGTGTCTGCAGACAAGCTACTATGTAAAGTGTACAAACGCCGATGGTACATTCTCTTCATTTACAGTTTCCAGGTCACTTTGCAAAATGCAGTATGGAATTTTTGGGGACCTATACAAGAGTCCTGTAAAATTGTGTTTGGATGGGAGAAATTTGATGTTCTGTTGATTTCCGTGTGGGGTCCTGCATCAGCTGTGATTGCATTGGTTCCTGGGACCTGGGTTCTGGCTAGGAAAG GTCTGAGGCCAACTATTCTCTTAACATCTTTCTTCATATGCATTGGGAAAGCATTACAGATAGTTCCATTTACTGATCAAGATGTCCGCACAGCTGTTGTTAATATTGGCCAGATGATAGCAATGACATCAAGCTTTATGACAGTATGTGTTCCCGCTGTACTGTCTGCAGTATGGTTCCCACCTCATGAGCGGGCCACCGCAACCACACTAGCCATGGTTGCAGGATATATTGGGTCAGCTGCTTCGTTTGCAGTCGGACCTCAGATTGTCCCTGACCCGGAGAGCTTTGCTACAAATTTCACCAACCACATATCAGCAATAAATGTCACTGATGCTGATAAACAGTTGATGGCTACTAGAATAGCAAAGTACATGTATGGAGAATTGGGACTGCTGATCTTTGTTACATTTTGTCTTATTCTATATTTTCCCTCTaaacctcccctccccccaagctTATCAACTCGCTCTCGCAAAAAGACTGGCCTCAAAAGTGAGGTTTCTGAGATTTCTAGAGACGTGTGGTTCTGGCTGCTTACCTTTGTGTTCTCCGTGAGCTATGGGAGCTATTATGGATGGATATCAGTGCTAGATGTTGCTGTTGCTCCATTTGAAATCTCTGAGGACACAGCTGGGTGGTTGGGATGTCTAGGGAGTCTTGCTGGTGTTTTATCTGCAATTCTAGCAGCAAG ATGCGCCGATTTGACCCGGAGATACACCAAGCTCATCCTGATCATTCTTTTCACTGGCTCCACCCTGTGCCTTCTATTCTTCACCATCACCTGCGAGAGGTACATCCCATACTCAGAGCCTCTACTTTATGTATACATTATTGGCAGTGGACTCTTCTTTACTGGGACCACGCCTTTGTTTTTCGAGCTGATCATTGAATATGTGTATCCAGTATCGGACTCACTGGCAACTGGCAACTTACTTTTATGGTCAAGCGTGCTAGGTGTGGTATTCTGTGTGGTGTTTATGTTCCCGAGTGTGGATGTGACATGGATGAACTGGGTAAATATGGCTGGATGCTCAGTCTGTGTTCCTGTCTTGATCCTTCTCAAGGAAAAGTACACTCGCTTGGATTTGGACCTTGGACCTCATATCCAATAG
- the LOC5520906 gene encoding solute carrier family 49 member 4 homolog isoform X1, whose protein sequence is MSVDWLETVRAETSPPRESGNTGAPNKKLSPTTLPPCVTVMVRSYDVNSFESLNMVKIPKTTDGHSESDSEETKYLINTSTSSITPVSADKLLCKVYKRRWYILFIYSFQVTLQNAVWNFWGPIQESCKIVFGWEKFDVLLISVWGPASAVIALVPGTWVLARKGLRPTILLTSFFICIGKALQIVPFTDQDVRTAVVNIGQMIAMTSSFMTVCVPAVLSAVWFPPHERATATTLAMVAGYIGSAASFAVGPQIVPDPESFATNFTNHISAINVTDADKQLMATRIAKYMYGELGLLIFVTFCLILYFPSKPPLPPSLSTRSRKKTGLKSEVSEISRDVWFWLLTFVFSVSYGSYYGWISVLDVAVAPFEISEDTAGWLGCLGSLAGVLSAILAARCADLTRRYTKLILIILFTGSTLCLLFFTITCERYIPYSEPLLYVYIIGSGLFFTGTTPLFFELIIEYVYPVSDSLATGNLLLWSSVLGVVFCVVFMFPSVDVTWMNWVNMAGCSVCVPVLILLKEKYTRLDLDLGPHIQ, encoded by the exons ATGAGTGTTGATTGGCTAGAGACTGTTCGCGCAGAAACATCACCACCGCGCGAGTCAGGTAACACAGGAGCCCCAAATAAGAAGCTCTCTCCTACAACACTGCCGCCTTGCGTGACAGTCATGGTTCGGTCATATGATGTGAACAGTTTCGAGTCG ctaaacatggtgaaaatCCCCAAGACCACAGATGGACACTCCGAGTCAGATAGTGAAGAAACCAAATACTTGATTAACACTAGTACTTCAAGTATCACACCAGTGTCTGCAGACAAGCTACTATGTAAAGTGTACAAACGCCGATGGTACATTCTCTTCATTTACAGTTTCCAGGTCACTTTGCAAAATGCAGTATGGAATTTTTGGGGACCTATACAAGAGTCCTGTAAAATTGTGTTTGGATGGGAGAAATTTGATGTTCTGTTGATTTCCGTGTGGGGTCCTGCATCAGCTGTGATTGCATTGGTTCCTGGGACCTGGGTTCTGGCTAGGAAAG GTCTGAGGCCAACTATTCTCTTAACATCTTTCTTCATATGCATTGGGAAAGCATTACAGATAGTTCCATTTACTGATCAAGATGTCCGCACAGCTGTTGTTAATATTGGCCAGATGATAGCAATGACATCAAGCTTTATGACAGTATGTGTTCCCGCTGTACTGTCTGCAGTATGGTTCCCACCTCATGAGCGGGCCACCGCAACCACACTAGCCATGGTTGCAGGATATATTGGGTCAGCTGCTTCGTTTGCAGTCGGACCTCAGATTGTCCCTGACCCGGAGAGCTTTGCTACAAATTTCACCAACCACATATCAGCAATAAATGTCACTGATGCTGATAAACAGTTGATGGCTACTAGAATAGCAAAGTACATGTATGGAGAATTGGGACTGCTGATCTTTGTTACATTTTGTCTTATTCTATATTTTCCCTCTaaacctcccctccccccaagctTATCAACTCGCTCTCGCAAAAAGACTGGCCTCAAAAGTGAGGTTTCTGAGATTTCTAGAGACGTGTGGTTCTGGCTGCTTACCTTTGTGTTCTCCGTGAGCTATGGGAGCTATTATGGATGGATATCAGTGCTAGATGTTGCTGTTGCTCCATTTGAAATCTCTGAGGACACAGCTGGGTGGTTGGGATGTCTAGGGAGTCTTGCTGGTGTTTTATCTGCAATTCTAGCAGCAAG ATGCGCCGATTTGACCCGGAGATACACCAAGCTCATCCTGATCATTCTTTTCACTGGCTCCACCCTGTGCCTTCTATTCTTCACCATCACCTGCGAGAGGTACATCCCATACTCAGAGCCTCTACTTTATGTATACATTATTGGCAGTGGACTCTTCTTTACTGGGACCACGCCTTTGTTTTTCGAGCTGATCATTGAATATGTGTATCCAGTATCGGACTCACTGGCAACTGGCAACTTACTTTTATGGTCAAGCGTGCTAGGTGTGGTATTCTGTGTGGTGTTTATGTTCCCGAGTGTGGATGTGACATGGATGAACTGGGTAAATATGGCTGGATGCTCAGTCTGTGTTCCTGTCTTGATCCTTCTCAAGGAAAAGTACACTCGCTTGGATTTGGACCTTGGACCTCATATCCAATAG